The following coding sequences are from one Cercospora beticola chromosome 4, complete sequence window:
- a CDS encoding uncharacterized protein (BUSCO:EOG092631ML) encodes MLTARSLRPIKRLRAPSAASVTRRSLTSSTKLSDPLRVLFCGSDDFSRYSLRALHELKQESPETIGSLEVVCRPDKRTGRGLKQVHEVPIKSVAQSLGLQLHQIDTFKGWTPPSPFDLIVAVSFGLLVPPRILNAAKYGGLNVHPSLLPDLRGPAPIQHALLQGRSHTGVTLQTMHPSKFDHGKILSQTTLPGIEIPEEASVQQLIDVLGPLGAKMLKEGIQQGLFKHPEVADSANGVDEANLVHAPKITNEDAHVNWESWPAGKVSRYGRMLDLWDTTTYRACTGKDSLRVKFKGPWRVLDSSKISSDDLAYSRPGSPFVCRVEGEKGLQFAIETVNGYLMSPQSASIESKEPGKGLQVLIQGLQHARKNSWL; translated from the exons ATGCTCACTGCTCGCAGTCTGAGGCCGATCAAACGGCTCAGAGCTCCGTCTGCAGCTTCCGTTACAAGACGATCCCTCACTTCTTCCACCAAGCTCTCAGATCCACTTCGTGTTCTGTTCTGCGGCTCAGATGATTTCAGCAGATACTCACTTCGAGCTTTACATGAACTGAAGCAAGAAAGTCCAGAAACCATCGGCTCACTTGAAGTTGTTTGCAGACCTGACAAACGGACCGGACGAGGTCTGAAGCAGGTTCATGAAG TCCCCATCAAATCCGTTGCACAGTCTCTCGGGCTTCAACTTCATCAGATCGACACATTCAAAGGCTGGACTCCGCCATCGCCATTCGACCTGATCGTGGCGGTATCCTTTGGTTTACTCGTACCTCCTCGGATCTTGAACGCCGCCAAGTATGGTGGTCTTAATGTCCATCCTTCGCTGTTGCCCGACCTTCGTGGACCCGCTCCTATCCAGCACGCCCTGTTACAAGGTCGATCTCACACCGGCGTCACACTGCAAACAATGCATCCGAGCAAGTTCGATCATGGCAAAATATTGTCCCAAACAACATTGCCCGGAATCGAGATTCCTGAGGAAGCCAGTGTACAGCAGTTGATCGACGTTCTCGGACCTCTTGGTGCGAAAATGCTTAAAGAAGGTATTCAGCAAGGGCTTTTCAAACATCCGGAGGTCGCCGACAGCGCAAATGGAGTCGATGAAGCTAATCTCGTTCACGCCCCAAAAATCACCAACGAAGATGCTCATGTGAACTGGGAATCTTGGCCAGCGGGCAAGGTTTCTCGCTATGGACGCATGTTGGATCTCTGGGACACCACGACGTATCGTGCATGCACTGGCAAAGATTCTTTGCGAGTCAAGTTCAAGGGACCGTGGCGCGTTCTCGACTCGAGTAAGATCTCAAGTGACGACCTGGCATATTCAAGACCTGGATCTCCCTTCGTGTGCCGTGTTGAAGGCGAGAAGGGGCTTCAGTTCGCCATTGAGACCGTGAACGGGTACCTGATGAGTCCACAGAGCGCCAGCATTGAATCGAAAGAGCCTGGAAAGGGCCTGCAGGTTCTGATTCAGGGCTTGCAACATGCGAGGAAGAACTCGTGGCTGTGA